One Yoonia sp. BS5-3 genomic window carries:
- the trpS gene encoding tryptophan--tRNA ligase, translating to MTDTSFTPRVFSGIKPSGGLTLGNYLGAIKRFVGMQGQMETIYCVVDLHAITVWQDPKELANMTREVAAGYLAAGLDPSQSILFNQSQVPAHAELGWIFNCVARVGWMNRMTQFKDKAGANAEKVSLGLYAYPSLMAADILLYHATHVPVGEDQKQHVELTRDIAAKFNHDFKADFFPMTDPVIEGPAMRIMNLRDGTKKMSKSGESDMERINMTDDADRIAKKFKKAKTDPEPLPETVEGLADRPEARNLVEIYAALDDTTPEAVIAQYPGAGWGTFKPALADLAVAKLAPISDEMARLMNDPAEIDRILGAGAEKARAIADPILRKTYDIVGLLRS from the coding sequence ATGACTGATACATCTTTCACACCGCGCGTTTTTTCGGGGATCAAACCCTCGGGTGGGTTGACCTTGGGCAATTATCTGGGCGCGATCAAACGGTTCGTCGGGATGCAGGGGCAGATGGAGACGATCTACTGCGTTGTTGATTTGCATGCCATCACCGTTTGGCAGGACCCCAAAGAGCTGGCCAATATGACCCGAGAAGTCGCAGCTGGCTATCTGGCGGCTGGTCTGGACCCGAGCCAGTCAATCCTTTTTAACCAAAGCCAGGTCCCTGCCCATGCAGAGCTGGGCTGGATCTTTAATTGCGTCGCCCGTGTCGGCTGGATGAACCGGATGACCCAGTTCAAAGACAAAGCTGGCGCCAATGCCGAAAAGGTATCGCTGGGTCTTTATGCCTATCCGTCACTGATGGCCGCCGATATTTTGCTGTATCACGCGACCCATGTGCCCGTTGGCGAAGATCAAAAACAGCATGTCGAGCTGACCCGCGATATCGCGGCCAAGTTTAATCACGACTTTAAAGCGGATTTCTTTCCGATGACCGACCCGGTGATCGAAGGCCCTGCCATGCGCATCATGAACTTACGCGATGGCACAAAGAAAATGTCGAAATCCGGTGAAAGCGATATGGAACGCATCAACATGACCGATGATGCGGACCGGATTGCCAAGAAATTCAAGAAGGCCAAAACTGACCCGGAGCCTTTACCCGAAACAGTCGAAGGTCTGGCCGATCGTCCCGAAGCCCGCAATCTCGTTGAGATTTACGCCGCCCTTGACGACACAACACCCGAAGCCGTTATTGCCCAATATCCGGGTGCGGGCTGGGGTACATTCAAGCCTGCGCTTGCGGATTTGGCCGTGGCAAAACTGGCCCCGATTTCGGATGAGATGGCGCGTCTTATGAATGATCCGGCCGAGATTGACCGCATCCTTGGCGCGGGCGCCGAAAAAGCCCGCGCGATTGCGGATCCTATTCTGCGCAAGACATATGATATTGTGGGTTTGCTCCGTTCCTGA